One Candidatus Binatia bacterium genomic window carries:
- a CDS encoding DNA-processing protein DprA, with protein sequence MNPMVFTRTDPAYPVRLQERLGQQAPTKLIALGSVALLSQRKTALFCSVRCPGDAILSAYDAAQRLRDEGILVISGFHSSVEKECLRILLRGKQPIIICAARAIDKIRLPSDWRAALEASRLLIMSPFEKRPRRPTTESSQYRNEIVAALSDEVVIVHAEPGGSIERISEMLNAWNIPQRRSPQTR encoded by the coding sequence ATGAATCCGATGGTATTCACCCGTACCGATCCTGCCTATCCCGTGCGTTTACAGGAACGCTTGGGCCAACAAGCTCCAACCAAATTGATCGCGCTAGGCAGCGTTGCGTTGTTGTCGCAACGCAAGACTGCGTTGTTTTGCTCCGTCCGTTGCCCTGGCGATGCAATTCTCTCCGCGTATGATGCGGCGCAACGGTTACGCGATGAAGGCATCCTCGTCATAAGCGGTTTTCATTCCTCGGTGGAAAAGGAATGCCTTCGAATCTTGCTCCGGGGAAAGCAGCCCATAATTATTTGCGCTGCTCGGGCTATCGATAAAATTCGGCTTCCATCCGATTGGCGTGCCGCTTTGGAGGCAAGTCGTTTGCTGATTATGTCACCGTTCGAAAAAAGACCGCGCCGCCCAACAACGGAATCTTCCCAGTACCGGAATGAGATCGTCGCCGCTTTGTCTGATGAGGTCGTCATCGTTCACGCTGAGCCGGGGGGCAGTATCGAACGAATATCCGAGATGTTGAACGCTTGGAATATTCCACAGCGACGCTCACCACAAACCCGATGA
- a CDS encoding ATP-binding protein — translation MIDRPDHLSAIRAALERSRIVALTGPRQCGKTTLARQLLPEDSVNYFDLEDPVSIARLDEPMTALRELKGLVVIDEVQRRPDLFPVLRVLADRKSPPTKFLILGSASQELMRQSSETLAGRLETWEMGGFNLRELGTDAEPRHWLRGGFPLSYLARTDSDSAAWRKNFIQTFLERDLPQWGIQVPPMALWRFWSMLAHYHGQTWNAAEPARSLGVSEPTARRYLDILTGVFMVRQLQPWHANLKKRQVKAAKIYFRDTGLLHQLLGIRTERELMSHPKSGASWEGYVIEEVLRVVEPDEAYFWATHQGAEIDLLLRKDGRLFGVECKRADAPRLTPSIRIALADLKLQRIAVIYPGKRRYALADKVEAVPLTAVVKGMQGLFPKNK, via the coding sequence ATGATCGACCGACCTGATCACCTCTCCGCCATCCGTGCCGCCCTGGAACGGAGCAGGATCGTGGCGCTGACCGGCCCGCGTCAGTGCGGCAAGACGACCCTGGCGAGGCAACTGTTGCCGGAGGACTCCGTCAATTACTTCGACCTGGAAGACCCGGTGAGTATAGCGCGGCTGGATGAGCCTATGACGGCGTTGCGTGAATTGAAGGGGTTGGTGGTGATCGACGAAGTGCAGCGGCGGCCCGATTTGTTCCCAGTGTTGCGAGTGCTGGCGGACCGGAAGTCGCCCCCGACCAAGTTTCTTATCCTCGGCAGCGCGTCGCAGGAGCTGATGCGACAGTCCTCGGAGACACTGGCCGGACGGCTGGAGACGTGGGAGATGGGAGGCTTCAACCTGCGGGAGTTAGGTACGGACGCCGAACCCCGGCACTGGCTGCGTGGGGGATTTCCGTTGTCCTATCTGGCACGGACCGATTCGGACAGCGCGGCTTGGCGGAAGAATTTCATCCAGACTTTCTTGGAACGTGACCTGCCGCAATGGGGCATCCAAGTCCCGCCCATGGCGCTATGGCGCTTCTGGAGCATGCTGGCCCACTACCACGGGCAGACCTGGAATGCCGCCGAGCCGGCGCGTTCGCTGGGCGTGAGCGAGCCGACGGCTCGCCGTTATCTTGACATCCTTACCGGAGTATTCATGGTGCGCCAACTCCAGCCCTGGCACGCGAACTTGAAGAAGCGGCAAGTGAAGGCAGCAAAGATTTACTTCCGCGATACGGGGTTACTGCATCAACTCCTGGGCATCCGCACCGAGCGGGAACTGATGAGCCATCCTAAGAGCGGCGCGTCATGGGAGGGCTACGTGATTGAGGAGGTTCTCCGGGTGGTGGAGCCGGACGAAGCGTATTTCTGGGCCACGCATCAGGGGGCCGAAATTGATTTGTTGCTGCGCAAAGATGGGCGGCTGTTCGGCGTGGAATGCAAACGCGCGGATGCGCCGCGACTGACGCCCTCAATACGGATCGCACTTGCGGATTTGAAGCTGCAAAGAATCGCCGTTATCTATCCGGGAAAGCGGCGATATGCGCTGGCGGATAAAGTGGAAGCAGTGCCACTCACGGCAGTGGTCAAAGGGATGCAGGGACTTTTTCCCAAAAACAAATGA
- a CDS encoding macro domain-containing protein: protein MKILVGDILQSKAQTLINTVNCVGIMGKGIALEFKKRFPKMFEDYVERCERREVKLGVPYVYKTLLPPQIINFPTKDHWKSVSRLSDIERGLQYLLKHYKEWGVTSLAIPPLGCGNGQLDWKAVGPLIYRYASQMDIPVEMYAPYGTPPKELTPDFLSQTSPAVHHTNGRTVQSAINPAWVALVEILRRIETQPYHWPTGRTIFQKMAYVATRQGLPTGFVYKRGSFGPFSRELKNAESKLINNNLLQEKRLGKMFVVESGPNFERVRKDFQGSLERWLPIIDKTTDLFMRVNTDQAEVIATVMFAADELKNAKRSIPDETEVLQAVFQWKQKRRPRLDEAVVASTIRNLGMLRWLAVKPDSRLPIPEEESIPA from the coding sequence ATGAAGATTCTGGTCGGTGACATTCTGCAATCCAAAGCCCAGACTCTAATCAACACGGTGAACTGTGTGGGCATTATGGGCAAAGGCATTGCCCTCGAGTTCAAGAAACGCTTCCCGAAAATGTTTGAGGACTATGTGGAGCGATGCGAACGGCGCGAGGTCAAGCTTGGCGTTCCATACGTCTACAAGACACTGCTTCCGCCTCAGATCATCAATTTCCCTACGAAGGACCACTGGAAATCAGTTTCGCGACTTAGCGACATCGAGCGCGGATTACAGTATTTATTGAAACACTACAAAGAGTGGGGTGTAACTTCGCTTGCCATTCCGCCTCTTGGTTGTGGAAACGGGCAGCTCGATTGGAAAGCCGTGGGGCCGTTGATCTACCGGTATGCCAGCCAAATGGATATCCCTGTCGAGATGTATGCTCCTTACGGCACGCCGCCGAAGGAGTTGACCCCCGACTTCTTGTCGCAAACGTCGCCGGCTGTGCATCACACGAACGGCAGGACCGTGCAGTCCGCGATCAATCCGGCGTGGGTCGCGCTAGTGGAAATTCTCCGTCGGATAGAAACGCAGCCGTACCACTGGCCTACCGGACGAACAATATTTCAGAAGATGGCCTACGTCGCTACCCGCCAGGGCCTACCGACAGGTTTTGTTTACAAAAGAGGAAGTTTCGGCCCATTCAGTCGCGAGCTGAAAAACGCGGAGAGCAAGTTGATTAACAACAACCTCCTTCAGGAGAAGCGTCTCGGTAAAATGTTCGTGGTCGAGAGCGGTCCGAATTTTGAGAGAGTACGAAAAGACTTTCAGGGTTCGCTGGAGAGATGGCTGCCGATAATCGACAAAACGACCGATCTTTTCATGCGAGTGAATACGGACCAGGCGGAAGTCATCGCCACGGTCATGTTTGCCGCGGATGAGCTGAAGAACGCAAAACGATCTATTCCGGATGAAACCGAGGTATTGCAAGCTGTCTTTCAATGGAAGCAGAAGCGTCGGCCACGCTTAGATGAGGCGGTTGTCGCTTCGACTATTAGAAACCTGGGGATGCTTCGTTGGCTTGCTGTGAAGCCTGACAGTCGTCTTCCCATTCCAGAAGAGGAATCTATACCTGCATAA
- a CDS encoding DUF4433 domain-containing protein, giving the protein MNRADVTELHYITAIANVPSILQHGILSHTVAELLAHDSVAMPEIQERRRNKQIPGAGRLHDYANLYFDAHNPMLSRCRDRNSEICVIRVDPVVLDHPGVIVTDRNAASAYVGFFPVMRGLAVIERERVYAQFWTHRDDPYDEMSHKSEKCAEVLVPDRADARFILGAYVANRAALEKVSATKFSIARKHPQ; this is encoded by the coding sequence ATGAACCGCGCGGATGTGACAGAGTTGCACTACATCACGGCAATTGCCAATGTGCCTTCGATACTGCAACACGGCATTCTTTCTCATACCGTGGCCGAGCTGCTTGCCCACGACTCGGTGGCAATGCCGGAGATTCAGGAAAGACGAAGGAACAAGCAGATTCCCGGCGCCGGGCGCCTACATGATTATGCCAATCTTTACTTCGACGCCCACAACCCGATGTTGAGCAGATGTCGTGACAGGAATAGCGAGATTTGCGTTATTCGCGTTGATCCAGTGGTGCTGGATCACCCGGGCGTTATCGTCACGGATCGAAATGCTGCAAGTGCTTACGTGGGCTTCTTCCCGGTGATGCGAGGTCTTGCCGTTATTGAGCGGGAACGAGTCTATGCCCAGTTTTGGACGCATCGTGATGATCCTTACGATGAAATGAGCCACAAGTCTGAAAAGTGCGCGGAGGTCTTGGTGCCAGACCGTGCGGATGCGAGGTTCATTCTCGGAGCCTACGTCGCAAATCGGGCAGCGCTCGAAAAAGTGTCAGCAACTAAATTCTCAATTGCCCGTAAGCATCCGCAGTGA
- a CDS encoding MBL fold metallo-hydrolase, with the protein MQLHILGCGDAFGSDGRNNSGYLIDSGGKLFLLDCGPTTLLALKRAGFFPERLDAVFLSHLHGDHYGGLPFFFIDYLYEHPRERPLHIAGPEGTEERVRGLFRWMFGEGS; encoded by the coding sequence ATGCAACTCCATATTCTCGGCTGCGGCGACGCCTTCGGCAGCGACGGCAGGAACAATAGCGGCTACCTGATCGATAGCGGCGGGAAGCTTTTTCTTCTCGACTGCGGCCCGACGACGCTCCTCGCGCTGAAGCGCGCGGGATTTTTCCCCGAGCGGCTCGACGCCGTTTTCCTGAGCCACCTCCACGGCGACCACTACGGCGGCCTGCCGTTTTTCTTTATCGACTACCTTTACGAACACCCGCGCGAGCGGCCGCTCCATATCGCGGGACCCGAGGGAACCGAAGAGCGCGTGCGCGGCCTGTTTCGGTGGATGTTCGGCGAGGGAAGTTAA
- a CDS encoding DEAD/DEAH box helicase family protein: MGKAAIDHLIINSPYEEPKQYWSYDRESRTFDKKDGRRPAGYVIASQSSKAFDDPGIFVEIPLVNQIRPRVKAWRDAAYPGVTGITRRLLEHWNNPDEREHQFFFCQLEAIETLIWLAEAPASEKVGIDIPSDGGAFARLCSKMATGSGKTIVMAMLIAWQVVNKVTYPQDARFSKYIFVVAPGLTVKSRLQVLQPSGKGNFYDEFNVVPAALLDKLRQGKVLVRNWHMLNWESEERIARKKTVDKRGAKSDEAYVKEVLGELAATRNLVVINDEAHHAWRIPAESKIKGVSKDDIEEATKWVGGLDRIHKARGVLGCYDFSATPFIPFGKQSSEEALFDWIVSDFGLNDAIESGLVKTPRVVVRDDGLPDVKTYKSKLYHIYEHVKDDLNRKAEEHEPLPDLVINGYYLLGKDWLEAAKAWKARGLRTPPVMISVANRTETAARVKYAFDHKKILLEELCAPERTLHIDSKVLDMAEAQEEPVAINGDEERDEDEDVDEPVRKLSKKELAERLRQQVDTVGQAGKPGEQIQKVISVGMLSEGWDARTVTHIMGLRAFSSQLLCEQVVGRGLRRVSYEFDKEKGLFEPEYVNIFGVPFTFLPHEAADGPPPPPPQPKTKIESVIEKKEFEISWPNVIRIDHVYRQELKLDLEAVKSLELNAYETRTLAEVAPIVEGKPDITKLSEVDLETLGKKFRWQKIAFETASAVFDQMKPTWKGNKEYLLGRLIRLMDEFILSGKIQISPPLFNQDDVRRRILITLNMSKIVQHIWESIIPENTEFLVPIFDTERPIISTGDMRTWYTGKPCEYTKRSHINFCVFDSTWEATEAFQIDRNPGVSAWVKNDHLGFEILYVFKGVVHKYRPDFIIRLQTGVFLVFETKGQETDQDKTKRAFLDEWVRAVNEHGGFGRWSSAISRNPGDVAGILHSYLGDRSADVSASAW; encoded by the coding sequence ATGGGCAAAGCCGCTATTGACCACCTGATCATCAACTCGCCCTACGAAGAGCCGAAACAATACTGGAGCTACGACCGAGAGAGCCGCACGTTTGATAAGAAAGACGGCCGGCGTCCGGCAGGCTATGTCATCGCCTCTCAAAGCTCCAAGGCTTTCGACGACCCCGGAATATTTGTCGAGATTCCTCTCGTCAACCAAATTCGCCCGCGCGTCAAGGCGTGGAGAGATGCCGCGTATCCAGGCGTCACCGGAATTACGAGACGACTGCTTGAGCACTGGAACAATCCCGACGAACGCGAACACCAGTTTTTCTTCTGCCAGCTCGAAGCAATTGAAACTTTAATTTGGCTTGCCGAGGCGCCGGCTTCCGAGAAAGTCGGCATCGATATTCCCTCTGACGGTGGAGCATTTGCTCGGCTCTGCTCCAAGATGGCGACCGGCTCCGGCAAAACGATCGTCATGGCGATGCTCATCGCCTGGCAAGTTGTCAACAAAGTCACATATCCGCAGGACGCTCGATTCTCCAAATATATTTTCGTCGTCGCCCCCGGATTAACGGTTAAAAGCCGGCTTCAGGTGCTGCAGCCTTCCGGCAAAGGCAACTTTTACGACGAGTTCAACGTTGTACCCGCGGCACTGCTGGACAAGCTCCGTCAAGGCAAAGTCCTAGTCCGAAATTGGCACATGCTGAATTGGGAATCGGAAGAGCGCATCGCTAGGAAGAAAACCGTCGATAAACGAGGCGCAAAAAGTGACGAGGCTTATGTCAAGGAGGTTTTGGGCGAGCTGGCCGCCACGCGCAACCTCGTCGTGATCAACGATGAAGCGCATCACGCTTGGCGCATACCTGCCGAGTCGAAAATTAAAGGAGTGAGCAAGGACGATATCGAAGAAGCGACGAAATGGGTCGGCGGCTTGGATCGAATCCACAAGGCACGCGGCGTACTCGGTTGTTACGATTTTTCGGCGACTCCGTTCATCCCATTTGGCAAGCAAAGCTCCGAGGAGGCTCTTTTCGATTGGATCGTCAGCGACTTTGGCCTCAACGACGCCATCGAGTCGGGTTTAGTCAAGACGCCGCGAGTCGTAGTGAGGGACGACGGCTTGCCTGACGTAAAGACCTACAAGTCGAAGCTGTATCATATCTACGAACACGTTAAGGACGACTTGAACCGTAAAGCAGAAGAGCATGAACCTTTGCCGGACTTGGTAATCAACGGGTACTATCTTCTCGGAAAAGATTGGCTTGAGGCGGCAAAGGCATGGAAGGCAAGAGGGCTGCGGACACCGCCAGTCATGATCAGCGTCGCCAACAGAACAGAAACGGCAGCGCGGGTAAAATACGCCTTCGATCACAAGAAGATTCTGCTTGAAGAACTTTGTGCACCTGAACGAACTCTGCACATCGACTCGAAAGTGCTTGATATGGCAGAAGCTCAGGAAGAGCCGGTAGCAATCAACGGCGATGAGGAACGGGACGAAGACGAGGACGTTGACGAGCCGGTGAGAAAGCTTTCAAAGAAAGAGCTGGCCGAGCGTCTTCGGCAACAGGTCGATACCGTGGGACAGGCTGGCAAGCCGGGCGAGCAGATTCAAAAAGTAATTTCCGTAGGCATGCTTTCCGAGGGATGGGACGCCAGAACCGTAACTCACATCATGGGTTTACGCGCTTTTTCCAGTCAATTGCTCTGCGAACAGGTCGTGGGCAGAGGACTCAGGCGGGTCTCGTACGAGTTCGACAAGGAGAAAGGTCTTTTCGAACCTGAATATGTCAATATTTTCGGAGTGCCGTTTACTTTTTTGCCACACGAAGCAGCGGACGGACCGCCGCCGCCTCCGCCACAGCCGAAAACAAAGATAGAGTCCGTCATTGAGAAGAAAGAGTTCGAGATCAGTTGGCCAAACGTCATCAGAATTGACCACGTCTATCGGCAGGAACTAAAGCTTGATTTGGAGGCTGTCAAATCCTTGGAGCTAAACGCGTATGAGACACGCACCTTGGCCGAGGTGGCGCCTATCGTGGAAGGAAAGCCGGACATTACGAAACTTTCCGAGGTCGATCTGGAAACTCTAGGAAAAAAATTCAGGTGGCAGAAAATCGCTTTTGAGACGGCGAGCGCGGTCTTCGATCAGATGAAACCAACTTGGAAGGGAAACAAGGAATATCTTTTAGGGCGGCTTATTCGACTGATGGACGAGTTTATCTTGTCCGGAAAGATTCAAATCTCTCCTCCACTCTTCAACCAGGATGATGTCAGACGCCGGATACTGATTACCCTGAACATGAGTAAGATCGTGCAGCACATTTGGGAGAGTATCATTCCCGAAAATACGGAATTCCTCGTCCCCATCTTCGATACGGAAAGGCCGATAATTTCCACGGGCGACATGAGGACATGGTACACCGGCAAGCCGTGTGAATATACGAAGAGATCACACATCAACTTCTGCGTCTTTGACAGTACCTGGGAAGCGACGGAGGCCTTTCAGATTGACAGGAATCCCGGCGTCTCCGCCTGGGTCAAAAACGACCATCTCGGATTTGAAATCCTTTACGTCTTCAAAGGCGTGGTGCACAAGTACCGGCCGGATTTTATCATCCGGCTGCAGACTGGAGTCTTTTTGGTTTTTGAAACTAAGGGCCAGGAGACCGACCAAGATAAAACCAAGCGCGCGTTTTTGGATGAGTGGGTAAGAGCCGTGAACGAGCACGGTGGATTTGGAAGATGGAGTTCGGCAATCTCAAGGAATCCGGGGGATGTGGCTGGAATCCTCCACAGTTATTTAGGTGACCGATCTGCGGACGTTTCCGCTTCTGCATGGTAA